Proteins from a genomic interval of Vanacampus margaritifer isolate UIUO_Vmar chromosome 4, RoL_Vmar_1.0, whole genome shotgun sequence:
- the LOC144050087 gene encoding neuroplastin-like isoform X1: MRPGAVMLLLVLLGNLMPPFVTAQNAGFVKSPMSETKLTGDTFELYCDVLGNPTPEIQWWYSEINRADSFKQLWDGARKRRVSINTAYGANGVSVLGITRLTLEDSGTYECRASNDPRRNDLRQNPAITWIRAQATISVLQKPKINASDQIILPADSPGIPVTLHCNLTTAHTAHTESFWVKNGREIANTRTEQRSTAYRINKPRADDSGEYMCVYTFEMAPNANATIEVKAKPVITGHKRSENKNEGENAMLYCKSVGYPHPTWTWRKLEGTSSTEIDNSTGRFFITSQDNYTELNIINLDINTDPGKYECNASNAIGTTAEITILRVRSHLAPLWPFLGVLAEIIILVVIIVVYEKRKRPDDIIDDDEPVGPMKTNSTNNHKDKNVRQRNTK; the protein is encoded by the exons ATGCGTCCTGGTGCAGTGATGCTGCTTTTGGTCCTTCTGGGCAACTTGATGCCGCCCTTCGTCACGGCTCAAAACg CTGGGTTTGTGAAGTCACCGATGTCGGAGACTAAGCTCACTGGGGACACATTTGAGCTCTACTGCGACGTACTTGGTAACCCCACCCCGGAGATCCAGTGGTGGTATTCCGAGATCAACCGAGCAGACTCGTTCAAGCAGTTGTGGGACGGCGCCCGCAAACGCAGAGTGTCCATCAACACTGCTTATGGTGCCAACGGTGTCAGCGTTCTGGGTATTACGCGCCTCACGCTGGAAGACTCTGGGACCTACGAGTGCCGGGCTAGCAATGACCCAAGGAGAAATGACCTGCGACAAAACCCCGCTATCACCTGGATTCGGGCCCAGGCCACCATTTCGGTGCTACAAA AACCAAAGATCAATGCCTCTGATCAAATCATCCTGCCGGCGGACTCCCCTGGCATACCGGTTACTCTACATTGCAACCTTACCACCGCCCACACCGCACATACGGAGAGCTTCTGGGTGAAGAATGGACGGGAGATTGCCAACACGCGGACCGAGCAGAGGAGCACAGCGTACAG AATTAATAAACCACGGGCAGATGATTCTGGGGAATACATGTGCGTATACACATTCGAAATGGCTCCGAATGCAAACGCAACCATTGAAGTAAAAG CAAAACCCGTTATCACCGGCCACAAacgaagtgaaaataaaaatgaggggGAAAACGCGATGCTTTACTGCAAGTCGGTTGGGTATCCGCATCCTACCTGGACATGGCGTAAACTGGAAGGGACGTCCTCCACG GAGATCGACAACTCCACTGGACGCTTCTTCATCACAAGTCAAGACAACTACACAGAGCTGAACATCATAAACCTTGATATAAACACAGATCCCGGGAAGTACGAGTGCAATGCATCCAATGCCATCGGGACAACTGCTGAAATCACCATTCTACGGGTGCGAAGCCATCTCGCGCCGCTTTGGCCGTTCTTGGGCGTGCTCGCGGAAATTATCATCCTCGTAGTCATCATCGTCGTGTATGAGAAACGCAAGAGGCCAGATGACATTATTGATG
- the LOC144050090 gene encoding calcium homeostasis modulator protein 4, translating into MESRQQWLTRLKDELSNSPLVSNVAFGFILMGLEKLVELEFECPCNPRWNGVFSSAFFVIPAVMAFTLMLIIQGCRCDAWCRRSVSLSSVVPAVVWLILLFLDGQYFACAMTDWEGRFVLVDRAAPQKWCEPISDGGVPQQELMLRSQQLFVFSQVLGIVLLIAICVGLVVYVIRQSCQQEVEELQEADVAELTVLRMSSLRTRTS; encoded by the exons ATGGAAAGTCGACAACAATGGCTTACCAGGCTCAAAGATGAACTTAGCAACAGTCCGCTGGTCTCCAACGTGGCATTCGGTTTCATCCTCATGGGACTGGAGAAACTGGTGGAGCTGGAGTTCGAGTGTCCGTGCAACCCGAGGTGGAACGGCGTGTTTTCATCCGCCTTCTTCGTCATCCCGGCCGTCATGGCCTTCACCTTGATGCTCATCATCCAGGGGTGCCGCTGCGACGCCTGGTGTCGCCGGAGCGTGTCGCTCTCCAGCGTGGTGCCCGCCGTCGTCTGGCTCATTTTGCTCTTCCTGGACGGCCAGTACTTCGCCTGCGCTATGACAGACTGGGAGGGTAGATTTGTGCTGGTGGACAGGGCGGCCCCGCAGAAGTGGTGCGAGCCAATAAGTGACGGAGGTGTCCCCCAGCAAGAGCTCATGCTGCGGTCGCAGCAGCTCTTTGTTTTCTCTCAG GTTTTAGGCATCGTCCTGCTCATCGCCATCTGCGTGGGTCTGGTCGTATACGTGATCAGGCAAAGTTGCCAACAGGAAGTGGAGGAGCTGCAGGAAGCCGACGTCGCTGAGCTCACCGTCCTCAGGATGAGCTCTCTGCGGACCAGGACGTCTTGA
- the LOC144050087 gene encoding neuroplastin-like isoform X2, whose translation MRPGAVMLLLVLLGNLMPPFVTAQNAGFVKSPMSETKLTGDTFELYCDVLGNPTPEIQWWYSEINRADSFKQLWDGARKRRVSINTAYGANGVSVLGITRLTLEDSGTYECRASNDPRRNDLRQNPAITWIRAQATISVLQKPKINASDQIILPADSPGIPVTLHCNLTTAHTAHTESFWVKNGREIANTRTEQRSTAYRINKPRADDSGEYMCVYTFEMAPNANATIEVKAKPVITGHKRSENKNEGENAMLYCKSVGYPHPTWTWRKLEGTSSTEIDNSTGRFFITSQDNYTELNIINLDINTDPGKYECNASNAIGTTAEITILRVRSHLAPLWPFLGVLAEIIILVVIIVVYEKRKRPDDIIDVGPMKTNSTNNHKDKNVRQRNTK comes from the exons ATGCGTCCTGGTGCAGTGATGCTGCTTTTGGTCCTTCTGGGCAACTTGATGCCGCCCTTCGTCACGGCTCAAAACg CTGGGTTTGTGAAGTCACCGATGTCGGAGACTAAGCTCACTGGGGACACATTTGAGCTCTACTGCGACGTACTTGGTAACCCCACCCCGGAGATCCAGTGGTGGTATTCCGAGATCAACCGAGCAGACTCGTTCAAGCAGTTGTGGGACGGCGCCCGCAAACGCAGAGTGTCCATCAACACTGCTTATGGTGCCAACGGTGTCAGCGTTCTGGGTATTACGCGCCTCACGCTGGAAGACTCTGGGACCTACGAGTGCCGGGCTAGCAATGACCCAAGGAGAAATGACCTGCGACAAAACCCCGCTATCACCTGGATTCGGGCCCAGGCCACCATTTCGGTGCTACAAA AACCAAAGATCAATGCCTCTGATCAAATCATCCTGCCGGCGGACTCCCCTGGCATACCGGTTACTCTACATTGCAACCTTACCACCGCCCACACCGCACATACGGAGAGCTTCTGGGTGAAGAATGGACGGGAGATTGCCAACACGCGGACCGAGCAGAGGAGCACAGCGTACAG AATTAATAAACCACGGGCAGATGATTCTGGGGAATACATGTGCGTATACACATTCGAAATGGCTCCGAATGCAAACGCAACCATTGAAGTAAAAG CAAAACCCGTTATCACCGGCCACAAacgaagtgaaaataaaaatgaggggGAAAACGCGATGCTTTACTGCAAGTCGGTTGGGTATCCGCATCCTACCTGGACATGGCGTAAACTGGAAGGGACGTCCTCCACG GAGATCGACAACTCCACTGGACGCTTCTTCATCACAAGTCAAGACAACTACACAGAGCTGAACATCATAAACCTTGATATAAACACAGATCCCGGGAAGTACGAGTGCAATGCATCCAATGCCATCGGGACAACTGCTGAAATCACCATTCTACGGGTGCGAAGCCATCTCGCGCCGCTTTGGCCGTTCTTGGGCGTGCTCGCGGAAATTATCATCCTCGTAGTCATCATCGTCGTGTATGAGAAACGCAAGAGGCCAGATGACATTATTGATG